CACTGCTCCATATATCTACCTCTGGGCCTGCATACAATCTGTAACAGGAAATAACAATTGGATTAAGGAATCATTTTAACCTAAGGATCAGTTaatcaaaaatttcaaatatggATATTTCATAAAGAATTCATAAGCAGAATATGGTTTTTATAGCCACTACTACATGTTACACATAAAGTTAATTCCATTAGTATtatctttgaaaacaaaagtCAAGAAGTTTTGTAAATTACACACCATGGCTAAAATTCTGTTCTACTATTTACTATGGCCCTGATTGGATCTAACAATAGGGCCAAACCTTGAACAAACATATCACTATTCAATTTAAAACCATTGGTTTTTGTTACAGAGGAGAGATTAAGTGATATTTCATCGACTGAGAATGTTCTTTAGTAATGGACTCTGAATCCACAATCCCAATAACGCAAGACCCCTTACACCAAGGTGAAAGGATCCTGAGGCTGTGAAAGAAAGCCAGGCAAACTGgttcacagattttttaaatctcatttgcAGTGCACTGTAGTTAACCGCAGACTAGTTAGATCACCCATTCAAAGTTTGGATTCAGGAAAAGGATTTCTTTAAAGTTATGTATTGCTGAACTGAtcgataaatattattttgaaagtaaaagttCTCATACACCAAGAGCTTGAAGAAAGACCTTATCCAAACTAGAAAAACTAAATTTCAGTAACAGCCCATTGCATATATGCACAGTTAtaacactttttttaaatttaaataacactTTCCACACTCTCCATGTCCTGAATTGTTTTATTACTAAAAGAATTAAGACAgacaacacaatttttaaaaaatatttaaaagaatttttgacattaatatttaaaaaaagatgaaacttGACAAATCTAAAATTAGGTACTCCTGCCTTACTCATAGCCATGTTTTTACACAGATCTCATTTCTTTGAGCAGTCTAGGCCAACAAGcttatgaaaacagaaagaaaacagtatttcTGCATTCTGAGTTAATCAAGATGGGAAACATTCACACAAATAAGCATGGTTTGGATGAAAAGTTATTAAAAGTTCATTACAAAACTAGCAAACTTCagcttctgttttcaatttcagtaGTATAGTGAAGGACAAAGAGttactcttaaaaatattaaattctccTGTTTTCCAAACTATTCAAAAAGCGACACTATACAAATATCTTCATGTTCTCAATGCTGGTAATTAGTAAATTGAGAGGTTAAAATTCTTATAATATTGCAGTCTCTAAAAGGTTTAAAGAACAAAGATTCAACATAAATGAAGTTTAAAGATTACTTCAGCCCAATTCCCCAAGACATTTTATCATGAAACATAAAGGTACTACAAAATGCCATCTATGTAAAAAATGAAAGCTACACATTACATGTTTGATTTTTCCTCTAAGTAAATAGTAATCCTCTTCTAACTACTAGATATGTTTGCATTATTCAAGTTTCCAGTGTCTTACCTACTTTTTAAACACCCTAGGTTTTaaactttccatttcttccacctgggaaaaaaattaatgtactcTCTTCTAACAACTTTAATATAATGTTGACTTGTAGTCCTTAACCCTCATTCACATATAAATGTGGTTAAGAAtaagccttatttttctttcttttcgttAGAATTAACTATGACACTATAGACTGACAGAATCTAGGataaaaagacaatttcaaaTGTATTGAGGGTGGTGGGGTATCAAATACTACCTTCCTGAAATTACTTCTGGTGCAGCATAGTTGGGTGAGCCACAACTTGTTCTTAAAAATTCACCATCTGACATCATGTTTGAAAGACCTGAAAGTGCACAAAATCAGCTACTCAAAAGATTTcccaaagacaaaaattaaaaccccATTAAACAGTAAAATTGAGTTtgcattaaaaatgacaaatcatcattttgttatttgcttcAACAAAATCCTATGGTCTATTGTAGCCAAATATTCTGCCATTATGCCCTAAAATGTGTAATCTATTTCAACATTTAAAGTTAGTGCACTGTTAGAGTTTAATGCAAATATTAAGCTGTTGGTTATTTTGCTTATTAGAAAAAACTTGGCATGTTTAAGTTTTATTAATACAGAAATTACTAGGGAAAATAATCTATAACAGATGAATAGAAGGATTAAAATTCAAAGTTCCTATTAATCCTGttctgattctttaaaaaaatttttttaaaaaagccagtaattttgaatttcaaagtTCCCTCATAGTtttactccaaaaagaaaccgTTGCTCCCTCAAAAATGCACCCTATAAAAATAATCAACTGAGGaataagaaattcaaataattaagccaattactattaaaaaaagaaaagaaaaaagaaagaaacaccaaAACAACCAGCTCAGGTTTGGTTGGCATTTTTCAGTTAATATCTAAACATTTAAGTAGATATAGgtgtaaatatagatatatagatgtagtcaaaactaaggaaaatatttataagaatgttctctgggccagacatggtggctcacacctgtaatcccagcactttgggagaccaagacaggcagatcacttgggctcaggagttcgagtccacctggccaacataatgaagccccatctctaccaaaaatacaaaaaaaaaaaaaatgtagctgggtgtggtggcacgcatctgtggtcccagctacttgggaggctaaggtgggagaatcacttgagcctggaaggcggaggctgaagtgagcagagatcacaccactgcactctagcctgggtgacagagtgagactgtctcaaaacaaaaaacaaacaaaaaaaatttatctgaTTTGAACTAAAACCAACCTAAAGAAAAGAAGTGCAGAGATTCCTTTTTCACTTAGGTTTAGTAAGGTCAATGGCAATTTAtataggaaatacagaaaaaacaaactttttttttttttttttttttttgagaccatgtcatactctgtcgcccaggctggagtacagtggcacactctcgactcactgcaacctccacctcctgggttccagcagttcttctgcctcagcctcccaggtagctgggactataggcgtgcaccgccatgcctgggtaattttgtatttttagtagaaacggggtttcaccatgttggccaggctggtctcaaactcctgacctcaggtgatccgcccgccttggcctctcaaaatgctgggattacaagcgtgagccatcatgcccagtcaaaataaattcatttttaacaatcaaaatgttctttaaacaaattataatttactatcatttaaaacattttaaaatcatttttaaataaatttttttcattaaaaaattgttttaaataactttaactAATTATAATTCACATAGTTCACTTCTGGctttcaaagttttaaataatttcatccCACTCACTTTCCTTCTTCTCCATACTTGATTCTTTTGAACATACTGGAAATAAAGCGGCTACCTTCTCTTCACAAATAATACTCTCTTTTTGAATAGTCTCTCTAATGCTACCAACTTAAgttgtttaaaatttaattttaaagatatttaaagagccagatgcagtggtgcatgcctgtaatccccatactttgggaagctgtggcaggaggatcacttgaggccaggagttcgagagaagcctggacaacatagtgagaacccgtctctacaaaaatacaaaagttagcctagCATGGTAGTGCagacctgcagtcccagctactcaggaggctgaggcaggagggtcgcctGGCCCAGCAGTTTggggctgcattgagctatgatcacgtcactgccctccagtctgggcaacaaagcgaaactctgtctctataaaataatagtaatagtaataaaggCATTTAAACCTAAGAAAAGATGATTTCttagcttttcttatttttgtatgttcataGACAAAATAGAATACTTTGACATACTCAGTCTATTACTTTATGTAATCTTTTACAGTTATCTGAAGAATTCTATATAGGTTCATTGAAACTATAAGAACATTAGAAATGAACgtaagaaactataaaattatgCTTACCAAAATCGGCTATCTTTGCATTCATGTGTGCATCAAGCAGGACATTTTCAGGTTTCAAATCTCTATGGACTACCATATGCCTGTGACAATAATCCACACCAGAAAGGATCTGTTGGAATAGACGTCGACTTTCTTTTTCATCCAGCTAAGAAAAGTAGAGAGGCATTTTAAAGGTGTGTCTTTCAAAGTAAATTGCCCTATATATAATTCTCCAACATATAAAATtgtcaaaatacatgaaaatcttCCAAATGAACTTATGAGATACTTTTGACAGGAGGAGGAGATACCTGTAGCACAAAACAGAAATGCTAAGATGGTCTTGGAACCCAAATCAGTAACTCAAGTTTCTAATATTACCATTTGCATATGACTACATTGTAACAGCTTGCCTTCCTCTATATCTCATgagttatttcaaataatttcaatatcTACTTGAAATgtggcatattttcttttataagctggaaatgtttaatttttcattcttataacaaatatttactaaatacctTCAATGTGCTACACATTGTTTTAGACATTCATTACAcagcaatgaataaaacaaaggCCCTAATCTAGTtgatgaaaatagactaataaatATAGTCTGAAGGAGTGATActgttttgaagaaaaacaaagcaaaatatggGTACAGTGAGTGACAGTGGGGTGGGGGATACTATTTTAGACCATGAGGAAGTAATATTTAAGCACTATTCATAAACCAGCATGCAACTATGTTGCTATATGTCCCaaaatataagatattttaacaagaaataccttaattaatttaataaaatatcatagcattttatgtttaatatgcttgctggaaaaaaaatcttatgtagcaactacctttttgtttttgtttttgtttgtttttggtttttaaatttatattttgagacccagtctcattctgttatcaaggctggagttcagtagtgccatcacggctcactgcaacctccacttccctgggctccagcaatcctcccaccccagcctcctaagtagttgggaccacagatgcatgccaccaagcccgctaatttttgtatttctgatacAGACAAgactttgccatgttgcccaagctggtctcgaactcctgaggccATCTACCGCCTCAACATCCCCAAGTgctgaggattacaggcatgtgccactgcatgcagcctgaagtattttttttaaacttctctatGTATCCATATATTCTTATCACTTTTTTCAACATAAGTGACAATCATTACTTGGATGTGCCTGCTCCCAAGAagtcatatttaataaataagctatAAATCCTCTAAGCGAAGGACTCCAATATGCAATTCTCTAACACAGGTCACAAGTTGACATTCTAAAACCAGACTTACACCTTAAAGGGCATGGATAATCTGGGAGAAAAGACAAAtcagtaatttattttgaaaaaagaaagtattataaGATACCGTTCctctagaaaaatattaatcCTTTGGCAAtctaatacttttatttctagaagATTTGTAAGttcatggaggaaaaaaagagtatttgttcaaatatgaaaaagtaggagaaaacttgattaaacaaaatataaaaagtaaaataactaggCAGACTAcgaaaatgaaaattatactgTATTCATAACAAGTACAATTACAAAGGATGGAGAAAGGGATGTCTATCAAGAAAGATTAGAAAAGTCAAAATACATTTCCAATTAAACATAGCAGATTAAATCTTTTGTCTCCAACTCTTGAAACATCACTAAAATGACATCAGCAATAAAAGAGgtatataaagacaaaaagaacaaaagagacagCAGTACTCAAGAGGAGTCACCAAAGAGGACAATAGATGAACAGTAATAAAGACTAAGCCTACAAGAGAAAGCTGAAACCTAAGCCTACAGGGGTAGaaaccaggaaaaaataaacGTCTGCACACAAAGCCCCGGGAAGCCTCAGAAATTGGAAACATAGGGAACTGCTCAAGGTAGAAGTGAGAGATGAGCTAAAAACAGGACAAGTGCTTGAAGAAAGAAGCTTTTAAACTCACCCATATTGGGAAATAAGACCTATAATTTAGTAAGGCTGAACCAGCTCTGCTCTCAAGGACACCATGGCAGGGATAAGGCATCCTAAGGAAAACATGGGGGCTAAGAGAAAATCAACATACTAACTAGTGAGACTTGCATCTCTTTTCCCCACTCAGTTCCTGCAGCACTGGCAGTTAAGCTAAGGCCTTTAAGGAAATGGGAAGGTTTCTTCTAGAGCAAATATCTGATCCAAGAAaacatatttgttattattaacaTTTGGTGTGCAGTATTCAAGCTATGGGAAAAGCCAGCAATCAATAAGTTCCACCCACATAAGCCTGGCATTTAGTACctcattcttaaatatttagtGGACAGCCAAGAATCACCAAATGTCTGAAAAAGGGCCATGCgtcaaagacaaaaatgaataaaatgaacagaaaaaaatggggaGCAGAGAGCACAGAAGGTACAGAACAAGATGGAACGGaggaaaacttgttttaaaatgccATCCTCAGACTAGGTTATTACATCTGTGAGGCAAATAACAGCagactaaagaaatgaaaatttcagaaaataagaaacttttgaaatagaaaatatgggtgctgaaattttaatattcaaCTGGTAAAACTGAAGAAACACCCACAAGGTAAAaccaagaaataaataacagaaaagataagaaaaaaatatatcaattgTGCCTGTTTCCCATTTCTCCAGGCagaacttttgtttgtttgtttgttttggtaagGAGAAGCAGGAGTAAAGAAGGGGAGTACCTGAAATAGAAATGAATCATATTAAGAAATAGTAAAATCAAAATTAACTTGGTTAATAAGTTTGATTTTGTTGAAAGTAAACAGACATGCTATATAGAACAAATTAATGAGTAATGTAAATAACTTAAGATTGGGAGTGAGACAAGCTTTCTTTTCAGGGCTAGATACAGCTCTCCCACAAAGGGGCTTTTGCATACCACATAACCTGGGTATGAGAAAAAGTATGGGCAGAGGGCAGTGTTGAGTTTTTGTATCTGTAACTTAAGGTAGTGTTCAAAATGTCCTGTAAAATTCCTGCCACCTCTAAATTCTTTGTATCTAATTCCTACCTCCTTCATGGAGCCTGTTTTTACTACTCTAGGTATATCAGATTTCTGAAACCACAACATGAATGCAATTTAAATGTGGCTAGAATTGATTAGCAAGGCCTAGATCTTtaagtaataatatattttgtaaggaTTAATTACATTAAGATACATATACAAAGTGTTTGTATACTCTGGAAGCATAAGTCTGAGGATTATGAGTTCTGGGACTCAAGCCAATTCTGTTATTAATAAATCACATTACTGTAAGCAAACATGTAAGCCATGAGGCTCAGTATCCACATCTGTATAAGCAGGCTAAGGAGATAATCTTGAAGATCCTTTCTAGTTCTAAACAGTTTATGATTCTAAACAAATATATGACTAAGGGAACTGGTTATTAAATAGACCTCTTAAAATTGCTTGCTGACATTTTGATGCTCGTAAAGGATAAAGGGGAgttacaaaatacataaagaattaaATCAGAACAGCTTACCCTTCCATTCTTACAGATATAATCAAATAGCTCTCCTCCTGAGACATACTCCATCACCATGAAAATATCAGATGGTGTACTGATGACCTGGTACCTGGTGAGAGAAAACATTGTCTACGAATATTAAAACacgtatattcattcattcaataaatatttactaagcacctataGTATACCAGGTACTATGCTAGGAGCTGGGAAAACTGCAGGAAACAAAAATtctctgctctcatggagttCATGTTCCAGGAACCAGGAAACAGAcactaaataaataagcaatatcTCAGGTGGTGGAacatgctatgaagaaaaataaaaaaaatggagGGGAATCTTTGTATACAGAGTACTCAAGGAAGGCCTCTAATAAAGTAACATTTGAGCTGAGCCTAAAAGAAGAATGGGAACAAATTATGTAATTAGGAGGAAagtgaacccaggagagggaatAACAACTGCAAAAGTCCCCAAGTAGAAGCCTGCTTGGCATGTTCAAGGAATATTAAGAGAGAAATCGGATGTAGAGTCAAAGGTGTTAACTGCAGGCCAGAGGACACAGAATTTTACAAGCCATGATAAGGCTTTGGCTTTTACTCCAAGGAAGATGAAAAGCTATCATACGTTTTAAGCAGTCATGTGATCTGgcatattaaaaggaaaactatggCAGCAGTGTGAAGAATTAACTGTCAACAGTAAAGGTAGACACAGGAGGTTACTTCAGGATTTCATGAGACAGATGAAGGTGGCTGAGACCAGGTTGACGGTGGTAAAGGAACTGGGAAGCCGTCACATCCTAGCTTGATtgtgaaggaagaaatgaaatggatggtagaaagtgaaagaaacaggGAAGTTAAAAATGGTTCCTAAGTTTTAGCCCTGGGTAACTGGCTATTAGCCAAGATGGTGCAAACTGTGGGAAGAGCAGGTTTGGGAGAGTAATAAAGAGTTCATTTTGGGCCGGGTTGAGTTTTAAATGCCTTGCAAATATACAAATGGAAATGTAAAGTCAGCAGTGAACATATGAGTCTGGTGTAAGAAGAGATCTTAAAGCAAGAGATGTACATTTAGGGGTGGTCAGCATATGGATGGTATTTAAAACCATAGCACTCAACAAATGAGAAGAGGTGAGAGTGAAACAAATTTGAGTTAGCCAGTTCAGCAGAAAAACCTAAGCAGCTTTAAGTCATTGCCTGCATAACAAAGCAGAAGCTGAGCAGGAAATATGTTATTTGTAGACTCTACAACTGGCAACTGTAAAACAACACTAAGATTACTGCCCTTTTGAAATACTGGATTCCTGAAATTTTGTTATCTGTATGGTCAGGTATAAGCAGGATGGGGAAAAACCCTTTCTACTACCACATTCTCGCTAGTGAGGCTACCTGACATCATGTGGGCATTTGGAGGTCAAGAGTTTTTACTAGCAGATCATTGTTGGTTTTACAGCAAGCAGTGGGGCACCAAACATTATCAGAAGGGCATCTTTCCAGAAGACCGGAAAGAATGAGAAGATAACAGCTGATAAGCACAAGGGCAAAACATGAACATAGGCTTAAATGACCATCAGTGGGGTTAGAAAAATACATGAACGgaagaaactttttttgtttgtttgttcgagacagagtttcgcttttgttgcccaagctggagtgcaatggcatgatctcagctcaatgcaacctccacctcccaggttcaagccattctccagcctcagcctcccgagtagctgggatgacaggcacccaccaccatgagcagctaatttttgtatttttagcggagacagggtttcaccatgttggccaggctggtctcgtactcctgacctcaggtgatccgcctgcctcagcctccactttgtaattccaaagtgctggaattacaggtgtgagccactgcacacggcctAGGGAGAAACTTTTCAAAACCctcaggaaacaaaaagaagtgtcACTCATTTTTCTCGCTTGTCACATTAAGTAGGttaacaaaaaagatgaaaagataactggactatatttaatataaacagaGCTTACAGTTTAATTATATGAGGATGCCTGAAAAGCTTGAGGTTCTGAATTTCTCTGCGGATTTTTCCTACCACATCAAGGCTCCGAATCTTCTGTCGATTGAGTATCTTCACAGCAACTTTATGCCCAGTCAATTCATGTTTGCCAACTGTAAAAGTAGTAGTTTTAATAAATTAGTACTatgattaataatatatttacatatattctggccaggtgcagtggttcacacctgtaatcacagcactttgggaggccaaggcaggtagatgacttgaggtcaggagttcgaaaccagtctggccaacatggcaaaaccccatctctactaaaaaatacaaaaattaatggccgggcgtggtggcttatgcctgtaatcccagcactttgggaggccaaggcgggcagatcacctgagatcaggagttcgagaccagcctggctaacatggtaaaaccccgtttctactaaaaacacaaaaatttggtGGTGCGTGCTGGCgcgcagctgtaatcccagctactcaggaggctgaggcaggagaatagct
This sequence is a window from Papio anubis isolate 15944 chromosome 5, Panubis1.0, whole genome shotgun sequence. Protein-coding genes within it:
- the PRKAA1 gene encoding 5'-AMP-activated protein kinase catalytic subunit alpha-1 isoform X4, giving the protein MRRLSSWRKMATAEKQKHDGRVKIGHYILGDTLGVGTFGKVKVGKHELTGHKVAVKILNRQKIRSLDVVGKIRREIQNLKLFRHPHIIKLYQVISTPSDIFMVMEYVSGGELFDYICKNGRLDEKESRRLFQQILSGVDYCHRHMVVHRDLKPENVLLDAHMNAKIADFGLSNMMSDGEFLRTSCGSPNYAAPEVISGRDCNIIRILTSQFTNYQH